One genomic region from Bubalus bubalis isolate 160015118507 breed Murrah chromosome 24, NDDB_SH_1, whole genome shotgun sequence encodes:
- the FLYWCH2 gene encoding FLYWCH family member 2 has product MPLPEPSEQEGESVKAGQEPSPEPPQPGTDVVPAAPKKPRKFSKLVLLTASKDSAKVEGAKRKGVHCIMSLGVPGPATLAKALLKIHPEAQRAIEAAPQEPEQKRSKLDTDGEEDGSLAGPSAPSPLVDGEESTSALVEPRAAP; this is encoded by the exons ATGCCCCTGCCCGAGCCCAGTGAGCAGGAGGGCGAGAGTGTGAAGGCCGGCCAGGAGCCCTCCCCTGAGCCCCCTCAGCCGGGCACAGATGTTGTCCCCGCAGCCCCCAAGAAACCCAGGAAGTTCTCCAAACTGGTCCTGCTGACAGCCTCCAAGGACAGTGCCAAAGTGGAAGGGGCCAAGCGCAAAGGCGTGCACTGCATCATGTCCCTGGGGGTGCCTGGCCCTGCCACCCTCGCCAAAGCCCTCCTGAAGATCCATCCTGAGGCTCAGCGGGCCATCGAGGCCGCCCCCCAGGAGCCTGAACAGAAACGCAGCAAGCTGGACACAG atGGAGAAGAAGATGGGAGCTTAGCAGGGccttctgcccccagccccttggTGGACGGGGAGGAGTCCACCTCGGCCCTCGTCGAGCCCAGGGCGGCTCCATAG